One stretch of Musicola paradisiaca NCPPB 2511 DNA includes these proteins:
- a CDS encoding DUF1820 family protein, producing MSNEPVLYRIQFMNNGKNYQLYVRELVQSNLFGFIEIADFVFDSQSAVLVDPTTEKLKTEFSGVGRSYIPIPAVIRIDAVTERDRGSARISELGDNVSHFPFLPGKKT from the coding sequence ATGAGCAATGAACCCGTGCTGTACCGTATTCAGTTTATGAATAACGGCAAAAACTATCAGCTTTACGTGCGGGAACTGGTGCAGAGCAATCTGTTCGGATTTATCGAGATCGCTGACTTTGTGTTCGACAGTCAGTCCGCGGTGCTGGTTGATCCGACGACGGAAAAGCTGAAAACCGAGTTTTCCGGCGTCGGCCGCAGTTATATTCCCATACCGGCGGTGATTCGCATTGATGCCGTGACCGAACGTGACCGGGGCAGTGCCCGGATTTCGGAACTGGGCGACAATGTGTCCCACTTTCCTTTCCTGCCCGGCAAAAAAACCTGA
- a CDS encoding 7-cyano-7-deazaguanine/7-aminomethyl-7-deazaguanine transporter, which yields MFQFTAQQRLTALCWLSLFHILIITSSNYLVQLPIILFGFHTTWGAFTFPFIFLATDLTVRIFGAPLARRIILTVMIPALLISYLVSVLFYQGGWQGFSALSQLNIVVARIATASFMAYVLGQILDVHVFNRLRQLKAWWVAPAASAVLGNLSDTVAFFFIAFYRSPDAFMASHWTEIATVDYFFKISINLIFFLPMYGVALNMLLRRLSQRAAKAAYQDQTA from the coding sequence ATGTTCCAATTTACTGCTCAACAGCGGCTGACAGCGTTGTGCTGGCTGTCTCTATTCCATATTTTGATTATCACATCCAGTAACTATCTGGTGCAGCTGCCGATTATTCTGTTTGGCTTCCATACCACCTGGGGTGCGTTCACTTTCCCGTTTATCTTTCTGGCCACCGACCTGACTGTGCGTATTTTTGGCGCGCCGTTGGCCCGCCGTATCATTCTGACGGTCATGATTCCGGCGTTGCTGATTTCCTATCTGGTATCCGTGCTGTTCTATCAGGGCGGCTGGCAGGGGTTCAGCGCGCTGAGTCAGTTGAACATCGTGGTCGCTCGCATCGCGACGGCAAGCTTTATGGCCTATGTGCTGGGGCAGATTCTGGACGTACATGTCTTCAATCGGCTGCGTCAGTTGAAAGCATGGTGGGTCGCACCAGCAGCATCCGCCGTACTGGGCAATCTGAGCGACACCGTCGCCTTCTTCTTCATTGCCTTTTACCGCAGCCCGGATGCCTTCATGGCCAGCCATTGGACGGAAATCGCAACCGTGGATTATTTCTTCAAGATATCGATTAATCTGATCTTTTTCCTGCCGATGTACGGTGTCGCCCTCAATATGCTGCTGCGCCGTCTGAGCCAGCGAGCCGCCAAGGCGGCGTATCAGGATCAAACCGCCTGA
- a CDS encoding MFS transporter, with protein MPVSSSESAPGSLRLSLRILSIVMFNFASYLNIGLPLAVLPGYVHEHLGFSAFWAGLVISLQYFSTLLSRPQAGRFADEKGPKRAVLLGLLGVLLSGVFYVGAAWNDASPTMALLLLCIGRLILGIGQSFVGTGSIMWGAGTVGALHIGRVISLNGVATYGALAIGAPLGVWISHLGGLRLLSIVIIVVAALATLLALPRATVKTTPGKKLPFREVLGKVWLYGAILSLASAGFGVISTFITLFYASKNWDGAALTLSLFSCAFVGARLLFPNAINRFGGLRVALVCFAVEGVGLLLVWAAHYPWVAEAGAFLAGAGFSLVFPALGVVVVQAVSPQNRGSALATYTIFLDLPLGVVGPVAGVMMAYTAVDNIYLAAAVLALVGIGIIIRLYRRGLAAVEAGK; from the coding sequence ATGCCAGTATCATCGTCGGAATCAGCCCCCGGCAGTTTACGTCTTAGTCTGCGTATTCTGTCCATCGTGATGTTTAACTTCGCCAGCTATCTGAATATCGGGTTGCCGCTGGCGGTACTTCCGGGATATGTGCACGAGCATTTGGGCTTTAGCGCATTTTGGGCTGGTTTGGTGATCAGCCTGCAATATTTTTCCACCCTGCTCAGTCGCCCGCAGGCGGGACGATTCGCCGATGAAAAAGGGCCAAAACGCGCCGTTCTGCTGGGTTTGCTGGGGGTGTTGCTGAGCGGTGTCTTTTATGTGGGCGCGGCCTGGAATGACGCTTCGCCGACGATGGCGCTGCTGTTGCTGTGCATCGGGCGCTTGATTTTGGGCATCGGGCAAAGTTTTGTCGGTACCGGTTCCATTATGTGGGGCGCGGGTACGGTTGGGGCGCTGCATATCGGAAGGGTGATTTCGCTTAACGGTGTGGCAACCTACGGCGCACTGGCTATCGGTGCGCCGCTGGGCGTATGGATCAGCCATCTTGGCGGGTTGCGCCTGTTATCGATCGTCATCATTGTGGTGGCGGCGCTGGCGACGTTGCTGGCATTGCCGCGCGCCACAGTGAAGACGACGCCGGGTAAAAAACTGCCTTTTCGCGAAGTTCTCGGCAAAGTCTGGTTGTATGGCGCGATTCTGTCGCTGGCTTCGGCGGGGTTCGGCGTTATTTCCACTTTTATCACACTGTTTTATGCCAGTAAAAACTGGGATGGCGCGGCGTTGACGCTGAGTTTGTTCAGCTGTGCTTTTGTGGGCGCACGCCTGCTGTTTCCCAATGCTATCAATCGGTTTGGCGGGTTGCGGGTGGCGCTGGTCTGTTTTGCCGTTGAAGGTGTCGGCCTGCTGCTGGTATGGGCGGCGCATTATCCTTGGGTCGCGGAAGCGGGGGCGTTTTTGGCTGGAGCCGGTTTTTCATTGGTTTTCCCTGCGCTTGGCGTCGTGGTGGTGCAGGCGGTATCGCCGCAGAACCGCGGGAGCGCGCTGGCCACCTATACCATTTTTCTGGATCTGCCGTTGGGCGTCGTGGGGCCGGTTGCTGGTGTGATGATGGCGTATACGGCGGTCGACAATATCTATCTGGCGGCTGCGGTGCTGGCATTGGTAGGCATCGGCATCATTATCCGACTTTATCGGCGTGGGTTAGCGGCCGTGGAGGCCGGAAAATAA
- the ftsY gene encoding signal recognition particle-docking protein FtsY: protein MAKEKKRGFFSWLGLGRQEETNPEEVTAEHAPAESGETADSVSETVAAEDVSVLRDMAEPEVDAAISETMSPAEPEVLAVSDEERPVVPDESVVVAEAAIVDEPPSAPLAAPVAMPAAPQEQERPTKEGFFARLKRSLVKTRQNLGSGFVGLFRGKKIDDDLFDELEEQLLIADVGVETTRKIIERLTEHADRKQLKDADALLSLLKTEMSGILAKADEPLVIEGKTPFVILMVGVNGVGKTTTIGKLARQYQAEGKSVMLAAGDTFRAAAVEQLQVWGQRNNVPVVAQHTGADSASVIFDAIQAAKARGVDVLIADTAGRLQNKSHLMEELKKIVRVMKKLDDDAPHEVMLTLDASTGQNAVSQARLFDEAVGLTGIALTKLDGTAKGGVIFAIADQFGIPIRYIGVGEGIDDLRPFKADDFIEALFARED, encoded by the coding sequence ATGGCGAAAGAGAAAAAGCGCGGATTTTTTTCCTGGTTGGGATTGGGGCGTCAGGAAGAGACTAACCCGGAAGAGGTAACGGCGGAGCACGCGCCTGCTGAATCCGGTGAAACAGCGGATTCTGTGTCAGAGACCGTCGCTGCCGAGGACGTTTCCGTACTTCGGGATATGGCCGAACCAGAGGTTGACGCAGCGATATCCGAAACTATGTCGCCAGCGGAGCCGGAAGTGTTGGCCGTATCGGATGAGGAACGTCCGGTTGTGCCCGATGAGTCTGTCGTCGTCGCGGAAGCGGCGATAGTCGATGAGCCGCCGAGCGCACCGCTGGCTGCGCCGGTAGCGATGCCGGCGGCGCCTCAGGAGCAGGAACGCCCGACAAAAGAAGGGTTCTTCGCTCGCCTGAAGCGCAGCCTGGTCAAAACCCGGCAGAACCTGGGTTCCGGATTCGTCGGATTGTTCCGCGGCAAGAAAATCGATGACGATTTGTTTGATGAGCTGGAAGAACAGCTGCTTATTGCGGATGTGGGTGTGGAAACCACGCGCAAGATCATCGAGCGATTGACGGAGCACGCCGACCGTAAGCAGTTGAAAGATGCGGATGCGTTGCTGAGCCTGCTGAAAACGGAGATGAGCGGCATTCTGGCGAAAGCGGACGAGCCGTTGGTGATTGAGGGCAAAACGCCGTTCGTCATCCTGATGGTCGGCGTCAACGGCGTGGGAAAAACCACCACTATCGGCAAGCTGGCGCGTCAGTATCAGGCCGAGGGGAAATCCGTCATGTTGGCGGCGGGCGATACCTTCCGTGCGGCGGCGGTGGAGCAACTGCAGGTTTGGGGTCAACGCAATAACGTTCCGGTCGTGGCGCAGCATACCGGCGCGGATTCCGCATCGGTGATTTTCGACGCTATTCAGGCGGCCAAAGCGCGCGGCGTTGACGTGTTGATTGCCGATACGGCTGGTCGTTTGCAGAACAAGTCCCACCTGATGGAAGAACTGAAGAAAATCGTGCGGGTGATGAAGAAACTGGACGACGATGCGCCGCATGAAGTCATGCTGACGCTGGATGCCAGCACCGGACAAAATGCCGTCAGTCAGGCCAGGTTGTTTGATGAGGCGGTAGGCTTGACGGGGATCGCCCTGACCAAGCTGGACGGTACCGCCAAGGGCGGCGTGATTTTTGCGATTGCCGACCAGTTTGGTATTCCGATTCGATACATCGGTGTCGGTGAAGGCATTGATGATTTGCGGCCTTTCAAGGCTGACGACTTTATTGAGGCACTGTTTGCCCGCGAGGATTAA
- the ftsX gene encoding permease-like cell division protein FtsX, translated as MVKNKPHKEKRAAVGARSLNGGWQEQWRYAWANTLRDMLRQPLATLLTVMVIAISLTLPSICYLVWKNASQAAAQWYPSPQLTVYLDKSLDDNAAEAVIAKIRAEEGVDKVNYLTRDEAMGEFRNWSGFGGALDMLEENPLPAVAVVTPRLAFQNNQVLTTLRDRIAAVQGVDEVRMDDSWFSRLMALTGLVGQVAAVIGILMVAAVFLVIGNSVRLNIFSRRETINVMKLIGATDGFILRPFLNGGVLLGGGGALLSLILSQMLVWRLASAASQVATVFGTTFNVHGLGWDEALLLILISAMIGWLAAWLATVQHLRRFTPE; from the coding sequence ATGGTGAAGAATAAGCCGCATAAAGAGAAGCGCGCCGCCGTCGGCGCTCGATCGCTGAATGGTGGCTGGCAGGAACAGTGGCGCTACGCCTGGGCTAATACGCTAAGAGATATGCTGCGCCAGCCGTTGGCGACGTTGCTGACCGTTATGGTGATCGCCATTTCACTGACGTTGCCCAGTATCTGCTATCTGGTATGGAAAAATGCCAGTCAGGCCGCTGCCCAGTGGTATCCCTCGCCGCAACTGACGGTCTATTTGGATAAATCGCTCGACGACAATGCCGCAGAGGCAGTGATCGCCAAAATCCGGGCGGAAGAGGGTGTTGATAAAGTTAATTATCTGACCCGCGACGAAGCGATGGGGGAATTTCGCAATTGGTCCGGCTTCGGCGGCGCGCTGGATATGTTGGAAGAGAACCCGCTGCCTGCTGTAGCGGTAGTAACGCCCCGGCTGGCGTTCCAGAATAATCAGGTACTGACCACTTTGCGTGATCGCATCGCCGCCGTTCAGGGCGTGGATGAAGTGCGCATGGACGACAGTTGGTTCTCTCGTTTGATGGCGCTGACCGGGTTGGTCGGCCAGGTTGCGGCAGTCATCGGTATATTGATGGTCGCGGCAGTATTTTTGGTGATCGGCAACAGCGTGCGGCTGAATATTTTCAGCCGACGCGAGACCATCAATGTGATGAAGCTGATTGGCGCGACAGACGGTTTTATCCTGCGCCCCTTCCTCAATGGCGGCGTATTGCTGGGAGGCGGCGGCGCCTTGCTGTCGTTGATATTGTCGCAGATGCTGGTCTGGCGGCTTGCGTCGGCGGCGTCGCAGGTGGCGACGGTATTCGGTACGACGTTTAATGTACACGGTCTGGGATGGGATGAAGCGCTGCTGCTGATCCTGATTTCCGCCATGATTGGCTGGCTGGCGGCCTGGCTTGCCACCGTACAACATTTACGCCGCTTTACACCGGAGTAA
- the yhjD gene encoding inner membrane protein YhjD, with amino-acid sequence MPVTPKLPPAGPGKTDGKHHAAVRCIQRIHAVPAIAHLVRASIRFNDRMGSQFSAAITYFSFLSLIPILMVTFAAVGFVLASNPDMLTRLLERIVSSISDPNLARMLKNTVHTAVRQRTSVGLTGLLIALYSGVNWIGNLREAIRALSRDVWERSPHEEQKIYYRYLRDFMSLIGLLIALVLTLFLTSIAGSAQAAIVNALGLSGIKWLRPAMTLMTLLISIFANYLLFLWILWVLPGHKPQRAALLRGTLMAAVGFEILKFAMTMVLPQLATSPSGAAFGSVIGLMTFFYFFALLTLFCAAWIATAEKKSNKKKGDPPNPPPPADISPPQA; translated from the coding sequence ATGCCTGTCACGCCAAAACTGCCGCCGGCCGGCCCGGGAAAAACCGACGGAAAACATCATGCGGCGGTTCGCTGTATACAGCGCATTCATGCCGTACCGGCCATTGCCCATCTTGTGCGTGCGAGCATCCGCTTCAACGATCGTATGGGAAGCCAGTTTAGCGCCGCCATCACCTATTTCTCCTTCCTGTCGTTGATCCCCATCCTGATGGTGACATTCGCCGCCGTGGGCTTTGTGCTGGCCTCCAACCCCGATATGTTGACCCGTTTGCTCGAGCGCATTGTCAGCAGCATTAGCGACCCGAATCTGGCCCGCATGCTGAAAAACACCGTCCACACCGCCGTCAGACAGCGCACCAGCGTCGGGTTGACTGGTTTGCTCATCGCCCTCTATTCCGGAGTGAACTGGATAGGCAACTTACGGGAAGCTATTCGCGCCTTGTCGCGTGATGTCTGGGAACGCAGCCCACACGAAGAACAGAAAATCTATTACCGCTATCTGCGGGATTTTATGTCGCTGATAGGCCTGTTGATCGCACTGGTGCTAACCCTGTTCCTGACGTCCATCGCCGGCAGCGCCCAGGCCGCCATCGTCAACGCGCTGGGATTATCAGGCATCAAATGGCTGCGCCCCGCCATGACGCTGATGACGTTATTGATTTCCATCTTCGCCAACTACCTGTTGTTCCTGTGGATCTTATGGGTGTTGCCGGGGCATAAACCGCAACGCGCCGCTTTGCTGCGCGGAACGCTAATGGCGGCAGTAGGCTTCGAAATACTCAAATTCGCCATGACGATGGTGCTTCCACAGCTTGCTACATCGCCTTCCGGCGCAGCTTTCGGCTCAGTGATTGGGCTGATGACGTTTTTCTACTTTTTTGCCCTGCTCACCCTGTTCTGTGCCGCCTGGATTGCTACGGCAGAAAAGAAAAGCAACAAAAAAAAGGGTGATCCGCCCAACCCCCCGCCACCGGCCGATATTTCACCGCCGCAGGCCTGA
- a CDS encoding DcrB family lipoprotein: MPKLVKYFGIGLLAATLAACDGNSGKNSVNAPASAPAATAAATKPVSVSLLAGKLSFTLPAGLSDQTDKLGNQKNNTHLYADPSGKQAIIVIEGEDSPLDLPTIGKNLENQQHARDANLQVLSNKAIDVNGHAAQQLESVITTSGQKSYSSIVLTKVDNRLVTLQITLPADNLPQSQTDAGNILSTLKIN; this comes from the coding sequence ATGCCGAAGTTAGTGAAATATTTCGGAATCGGGCTGCTGGCAGCGACGCTGGCGGCCTGTGACGGCAACAGTGGCAAAAATAGTGTTAACGCGCCTGCATCGGCGCCGGCCGCAACCGCCGCCGCCACGAAACCCGTTTCAGTTTCTCTGCTGGCGGGCAAACTGTCGTTCACGCTGCCCGCAGGTCTGAGCGATCAGACGGACAAACTGGGCAACCAGAAAAACAACACGCACCTGTATGCAGACCCGAGCGGCAAGCAGGCAATCATCGTTATTGAGGGCGAAGATTCACCGCTGGATCTGCCAACAATCGGTAAGAATCTTGAAAATCAGCAGCATGCACGCGATGCGAATCTGCAGGTTCTGAGCAACAAAGCGATCGACGTCAACGGCCATGCGGCCCAGCAACTGGAAAGCGTCATCACGACCAGCGGACAGAAGTCTTACTCGTCCATCGTGCTCACCAAAGTGGATAACCGCCTGGTTACACTGCAAATCACGCTCCCAGCCGATAACCTGCCACAGTCGCAGACCGACGCCGGTAACATCCTCAGCACGTTGAAAATCAACTGA
- the ftsE gene encoding cell division ATP-binding protein FtsE, with the protein MIRFEQVSKAYLGGRQALQGVDFHIHPAEMVFLTGHSGAGKSTLLKLICGIERPSAGHILFGGHDISRLKKREVPFLRRQIGMIFQDHHLLMDRTVYENVAMPLVIAGAGPEDIRRRTSAALDKVGLLDKARSYPIQLSGGEQQRVGIARAVVNKPVVLLADEPTGNLDDALSEGILRLFEEFNRVGVTVLMATHDTSLISRRNYRVLTLSQGRMLGGHDGEE; encoded by the coding sequence ATGATTCGTTTTGAACAGGTCAGCAAAGCCTATCTTGGCGGCCGCCAGGCGTTACAGGGGGTCGATTTTCATATCCACCCGGCCGAGATGGTGTTTCTGACCGGTCACTCCGGTGCAGGGAAAAGCACCCTGCTGAAGTTGATCTGCGGTATCGAAAGGCCGAGCGCCGGTCATATCCTGTTCGGCGGTCACGATATTAGCCGGTTGAAGAAGCGGGAAGTCCCGTTTTTGCGCCGCCAGATCGGCATGATCTTTCAGGATCACCATTTACTGATGGATCGCACGGTATACGAAAATGTGGCAATGCCGCTGGTGATCGCCGGCGCCGGCCCAGAGGATATTCGCCGTCGTACCTCCGCGGCGTTGGACAAGGTGGGGTTGTTGGATAAGGCCCGCAGTTACCCTATCCAGCTGTCCGGCGGCGAGCAGCAACGGGTGGGTATTGCCCGGGCAGTCGTCAATAAGCCGGTGGTGCTGTTGGCGGACGAACCGACCGGCAACCTTGACGATGCATTGTCGGAAGGCATTTTGCGTCTGTTCGAGGAATTCAACCGTGTGGGTGTCACGGTGCTGATGGCGACTCACGATACCAGTCTGATTTCCCGCCGCAATTATCGGGTGTTGACGCTGTCTCAGGGGCGCATGCTGGGAGGCCATGATGGTGAAGAATAA
- the rsmD gene encoding 16S rRNA (guanine(966)-N(2))-methyltransferase: MAKHHSTSVPGQIRIIGGQWRGRKLPVPDSPGLRPTTDRVRETLFNWLAPVIQQSRCLDCFAGSGALGLEALSRYAAHATLLEAERNVARQLTQNLAVLKAENASVIHTDSLQWLAGEGSPYDVVFLDPPFRRGLLDDTLMLLEANGWLAEEAWIYIETEAENHALTLPANWALHREKTAGQVAYRLYIRHAAERSKEQ, encoded by the coding sequence ATGGCAAAACATCATTCGACATCCGTTCCCGGTCAAATCCGCATTATTGGCGGTCAGTGGCGCGGCAGAAAACTTCCCGTACCAGATAGCCCCGGCCTGCGTCCCACCACCGATCGCGTGCGCGAAACGCTCTTCAACTGGCTGGCGCCGGTCATTCAGCAATCCCGCTGTCTGGACTGCTTTGCCGGCAGCGGCGCCCTCGGTTTAGAAGCGCTGTCACGCTACGCCGCTCATGCCACGCTGCTCGAGGCCGAACGCAATGTCGCCCGTCAGCTAACACAAAACCTGGCGGTACTAAAGGCGGAAAACGCCAGCGTCATCCATACCGACAGCCTGCAGTGGCTAGCCGGCGAAGGCTCGCCTTATGACGTGGTTTTTCTCGACCCGCCCTTTCGGCGTGGGCTGCTGGATGACACCCTCATGCTGCTGGAAGCAAACGGCTGGTTAGCGGAGGAAGCCTGGATCTATATAGAAACAGAAGCGGAAAATCATGCGCTCACCCTGCCTGCTAATTGGGCGCTGCACCGTGAAAAAACCGCAGGTCAAGTCGCTTATCGCCTCTATATCCGCCACGCTGCCGAACGCAGCAAGGAGCAATGA
- the kdgK gene encoding 2-dehydro-3-deoxygluconokinase gives MTTKNIAIIGECMIELSQKGADINRGFGGDTLNTAVYTARQVKADALAVHYVTALGKDAFSNEMIAAWQNEGVKTDLIQRLDNKLPGLYFIETDDTGERSFYYWRNDAAARYWLETPEAEAVSQKLTHFDYIYLSGISLAILNANSRARLLTVLRACRANGGKVIFDNNYRPRLWQSQEETRQAYSDILACTDLAFLTLDDEDMLWGALPVDDVLARTHQFGVTEVVVKRGADSCLVSITGESLYDIPAITLPKEKVVDTTAAGDSFGAGYLAVRLNGGSAEDAAKRGHLTASTVIQYRGAIIPQSAMPA, from the coding sequence ATGACTACGAAGAACATTGCCATCATTGGCGAATGCATGATCGAACTGTCACAGAAAGGCGCGGATATCAACCGCGGTTTTGGTGGCGATACGCTTAACACTGCGGTTTATACTGCGCGTCAGGTAAAGGCCGATGCACTCGCAGTGCACTACGTCACCGCCCTTGGCAAAGACGCGTTCAGCAATGAAATGATCGCAGCCTGGCAGAACGAAGGCGTGAAAACTGACCTGATCCAGCGTCTGGATAACAAACTCCCCGGCCTGTACTTCATCGAAACCGACGACACCGGCGAGCGCTCCTTCTATTACTGGCGCAACGATGCCGCCGCCCGCTATTGGCTGGAAACGCCGGAAGCGGAAGCCGTGAGCCAGAAACTGACGCATTTTGATTACATCTACCTGAGCGGCATCAGTCTGGCGATCCTGAACGCCAATAGCCGCGCACGCTTGCTGACCGTGCTACGCGCCTGCCGCGCCAACGGCGGCAAGGTGATTTTTGACAACAACTATCGCCCGCGTCTGTGGCAGAGCCAGGAAGAGACTCGCCAGGCATACAGCGACATTCTCGCCTGCACGGATCTCGCATTCCTGACGCTGGATGACGAAGACATGCTGTGGGGTGCGCTGCCGGTAGACGATGTTCTGGCCCGTACTCACCAGTTCGGCGTCACAGAAGTGGTGGTCAAACGCGGCGCCGACTCCTGCCTGGTTTCCATCACCGGCGAATCCTTGTATGACATCCCAGCCATCACGCTACCGAAAGAAAAAGTGGTGGATACCACTGCGGCGGGCGACTCCTTCGGCGCCGGCTATCTGGCGGTACGCCTGAATGGCGGTAGCGCGGAAGATGCGGCCAAACGCGGCCACCTGACCGCCAGCACCGTGATCCAGTATCGCGGCGCCATTATTCCGCAATCCGCTATGCCGGCCTAG
- the tusA gene encoding sulfurtransferase TusA yields MSDIFANPDRTLDAQGLRCPEPVMMVRKAVRQMETGQTLLIIADDPATTRDIPGFCRYMEHELLAQTIDSLPYRYLLRKGV; encoded by the coding sequence ATGAGCGATATTTTTGCCAATCCGGACAGGACGCTGGATGCACAAGGGTTGCGCTGTCCGGAGCCGGTGATGATGGTGCGTAAGGCCGTGCGCCAGATGGAAACCGGACAGACGTTGCTGATCATCGCCGATGATCCCGCGACGACCCGCGATATTCCCGGGTTTTGCCGTTATATGGAGCATGAATTGTTGGCGCAGACCATTGATAGCCTGCCGTATCGCTATCTATTGCGCAAAGGGGTGTAG
- a CDS encoding lysoplasmalogenase: MLWSFIAVFLSGWLYVDASYRGPVWQRWLFKPVTLLLMMLMVWQTPTLGLQGYLVILALAATLAGDALLLLPNQKIRFAVAAYFVSHLLYCVSFFVSQLSFGFFWPLPVALVVVTTLLLVLLGSRLKEERWSVTALVVMTALMVWVAGEHYFSLGSDANFALIAGAVLLFIGHAVWLIHHFRLPFRAHQALLAMCYFGGHFLIVRALYI, from the coding sequence ATGCTCTGGTCTTTTATTGCTGTATTCCTTTCCGGCTGGCTGTACGTTGATGCCAGCTACCGTGGCCCGGTCTGGCAACGCTGGTTGTTCAAACCGGTTACGCTGCTGCTGATGATGCTGATGGTCTGGCAGACGCCGACGCTGGGCCTGCAGGGCTATCTGGTCATCCTGGCTCTGGCCGCTACGCTGGCGGGCGATGCGCTGCTGTTACTGCCGAATCAGAAAATACGCTTCGCCGTCGCAGCTTACTTCGTCAGTCATTTGCTCTACTGCGTCAGCTTCTTCGTCTCACAACTGTCGTTCGGTTTTTTCTGGCCCCTGCCTGTGGCGTTGGTTGTCGTAACGACCTTGTTGCTGGTACTGCTGGGTTCACGGCTAAAAGAGGAGCGTTGGTCAGTTACCGCGCTGGTCGTCATGACGGCGCTGATGGTCTGGGTAGCGGGGGAGCACTATTTTTCGCTCGGTTCGGACGCCAACTTCGCGCTAATCGCAGGGGCCGTCTTGCTGTTTATCGGGCATGCCGTCTGGCTGATACACCATTTTCGCTTACCGTTCCGCGCCCATCAGGCGCTGCTGGCCATGTGTTACTTCGGCGGACACTTCCTGATAGTCCGCGCGCTCTATATCTAA
- a CDS encoding DUF1145 family protein has translation MIVWINLGRLVMLGVWSILITNLVHPFPRPLNIFMVLATVFMLLMHGVQFLLLKASQPKDAPPLSRGLQLRFFLFGVFELLAWQRKQPPISPKHRR, from the coding sequence ATGATCGTATGGATTAATCTCGGCCGGCTGGTGATGCTGGGCGTGTGGAGCATTCTTATCACCAACCTGGTTCACCCGTTTCCCCGGCCATTGAATATCTTCATGGTATTGGCCACGGTCTTCATGCTGTTGATGCACGGCGTGCAGTTTCTGCTGCTCAAAGCCAGCCAACCCAAGGATGCGCCGCCGCTCAGTCGGGGCCTACAATTGCGTTTCTTTCTGTTCGGCGTATTTGAATTGCTGGCGTGGCAGCGCAAACAACCGCCAATATCGCCGAAGCATCGCCGCTGA